The Etheostoma spectabile isolate EspeVRDwgs_2016 chromosome 23, UIUC_Espe_1.0, whole genome shotgun sequence genome includes a window with the following:
- the LOC116673004 gene encoding SLIT-ROBO Rho GTPase-activating protein 1 isoform X4 yields MSNSNKSKKDKEILAEYESQVKDVRAQLVEQQRCLEQQTEMRVQLLQDLQDFFRKKSEIETEYSRNLEKLAERFMAKTRSTKDHQQYKKDQNLLSPVNCWYLLLNQVRRESKDHATLSDLYLNNVISRLTHISEDSARLLKRSKEIIFQLQEDLMKLLNELYTVMKTYHMYHVETISAETKLREAERQEGRVKGVSGTGGGVEPVFGLRIEERHQRRNAARKMEKMKEKRKAKYSENKLKTLKARNEYLLTLEATNASVFKYYIHDLPDIIDCCDLGYHSSLSRALRTYLSAELSLEASRRAGLEVLEGAVEGLDPARDRQRLLGLYPTAFCPPQRFSFQAHMGDAVTQIASQPQLQAELSLRLTQLQTRLASLKIENEEVKKTWGATLTTLQDMTVQEDFDVSQSFTHSPSSESVKSSVSDGYLNKPSLAKKRANQQETELFYFTKFREYLEGSNLISKLQAKHDILKKALAEGYKSELLTTRYNFMLLCISNFMFISNNNDNNKCWKLLLSLSPLSALYSRGRKNSHSKHQDSTKAIPLLVESCIRYINLHGLQHQGIFRVSGSQVEVNDIKNSFERGNDPLIDEESNHDINSVAGVLKLYFRGLENPLFPKERFNDLISCVRIENMYERAQCIRKILLGVPRATLVVMRYLFAFLNHLSQYSDENMMDAGNLAIVFGPTLLPTPDTLDQVACQAHVNEVIKTVILNHDNIFPDTKELPGPVYEKCMTGDQYCESPFSEPGALEEAEPDGGTETQTSDEEGEGVEAVARFDYVGRSGRELSFKKGASLQLFQRASHDWWEGRHNGNHGLVPHQYIVVKDRADVMSDSLSQKADSDGGSSSTDDKRSRSELSSPTDVRPLETYNRSVIHRRKRTDGLFRRPLGRSESHCHGNGGVMERSSPPVTGHFSPRELLLGRGQGLTPPLDSPERRRRSAAAVTMTVSRHDSLRRPEDTPIRRSSSGQHGFSDSHRSRALDPDTLAQDIEETVTVALGELRQLERQGCRPAPDVVLDTLEQVKNGPPTACSSESPSPHSTPSTPGTPGTPGTPGTPSPLSPLSPMSPLPGPPPGPPRPANPSPDTLGSFKPVAAARMGAPLRPPALRPKPTVPPKSSTPPLPPPLDKSCTM; encoded by the exons atgtgcgGGCCCAGTTGGTGGAGCAGCAGCGCTGTCTGGAGCAGCAGACAGAGATGCGGGTCcagctgcttcaggacctgcaGGACTTCTTCAGGAAGAAGTCCGAGATCGAAACAGAATATTCCAGAAACCTGGAGAAGCTCGCGGAGAGGTTCATGGCCAAAACACGGAGCACGAAGGACCATCAGCAATACAA aAAAGACCAGAACCTGCTCTCTCCAGTGAACTGCTGGTACTTGCTGTTAAACCAG GTGAGGCGGGAGAGCAAGGACCACGCCACCCTCAGTGACCTCTACTTGAACAACGTCATCAGCCGCCTCACACACATCAGCGAGGACTCGGCCCGCCTGCTGAAGAGG agTAAGGAGATCATTTTTCAGCTTCAGGAAGACCTGATGAAGCTTCTGAACGAGCTTTACACT GTAATGAAGACCTATCACATGTACCACGTGGAGACGATTAGTGCGGAAACCAAGCTGCGGGAGGCGGAGCGACAGGAGGGCCGCGTGAAGGGCGTGTCGGGGACGGGCGGAGGTGTGGAGCCGGTGTTCGGCCTGCGGATAGAGGAGCGCCACCAGAGACGCAACGCCGCCCGCAAGATGGAGAAGATGAAAGAGAAG AGGAAGGCAAAGTACTCTGAGAACAAACTGAAGACTCTGAAAGCCAGGAATGAGTATCTGTTGACTCTGGAGGCCACCAACGCCTCCGTGTTTAAATACTACATCCACGACCTGCCCGACATCATAGAC TGCTGTGACCTAGGGTACCACTCCAGTCTGAGCCGGGCTCTGAGGACCTACCTATCAGCCGAACTGAGCCTTGAAGCCTCCAGGAGGGCGGGTCTGGAGGTCCTAGAGGGGGCCGTGGAGGGACTGGACCCCGCCCGCGACAGGCAGCGTCTGCTGGGCCTCTACCCGACGGCCTTCTGCCCTCCGCAGCGCTTCAGCTTCCAGGCTCACATGGGCGACGCA GTGACCCAGATCGCCTCCCAGCCGCAGCTCCAGGCCGAGCTCTCCCTCCGCCTCACGCAGCTGCAGACCCGCCTGGCGTCTCTGAAGATTGAGAACGAAGAG GTGAAGAAGACCTGGGGTGCGACTCTGACCACACTGCAGGACATGACCGTGCAGGAAGACTTCGACGTCTCCCAGAGCTTCACCCACAGCCCGTCCTCTGAGTCGGTCAAGTCCAGCGTGTCGGACGGCTACTTGAACAAACCAAGTCTGGCCAAGAAACGGGCCAACCAGCAGGAGACAGAGCTCTTCTACTTCACC AAATTCCGCGAGTATCTGGAGGGAAGTAATCTAATTTCCAAACTGCAGGCCAAACATGACATACTGAAGAAAGCTTTAGCAGAGG gATATAAATCTGAACTGCTGACCACCAGGTATAATTTCATGTTGCTGTGCATATCTAACTTCATGTttattagtaataataatgataataataagtGTTGGAAGCtactcctctctctttctcctctttctgCTCTTTACAGCCGTGGGCGGAAGAACTCCCATAGCAAGCACCAG GATTCAACCAAAGCCATACCCTTGCTTGTGGAGAGCTGCATCCGCTACATCAACCTGCATG GTCTGCAGCATCAGGGCATATTCCGGGTGTCGGGATCACAGGTGGAGGTCAATGACATCAAGAACTCCTTCGAGAGAG GTAACGACCCACTGATTGACGAGGAGAGCAACCACGACATCAACTCTGTGGCTGGCGTGCTGAAGCTCTACTTCAGGGGTTTGGAGAACCCTCTGTTTCCCAAGGAGAGGTTCAATGACCTCATCTCCTGCGTCC GAATCGAGAACATGTACGAGAGGGCGCAGTGCATCCGTAAGATCCTGCTGGGTGTCCCGAGGGCGACACTGGTGGTGATGCGTTACCTGTTCGCCTTTCTCAACCA CCTCTCCCAGTACAGCGACGAGAACATGATGGATGCTGGGAACCTGGCCATCGTATTCGGCCCCACCCTCCTGCCCACGCCGGACACGCTGGACCAGGTGGCCTGTCAGGCGCACGTCAATGAGGTCATCAAGACGGTGATCCTGAACCACGACAACATCTTCCCAGACACCAAGGAGCTGCCCGGCCCCGTTTATGAGAAGTGTATGACTGGAGACCAGTACTG CGAGAGTCCGTTCAGCGAGCCGGGGGCGTTGGAGGAGGCCGAGCCCGACGGCGGCACCGAGACCCAGACCAGCGACGAGG AGGGTGAGGGTGTGGAGGCGGTGGCGCGGTTTGACTACGTGGGCCGGTCGGGCCGCGAGCTGTCCTTCAAAAAGGGAGCGTCCCTGCAGCTCTTCCAGCGAGCGTCACATGACTGGTGGGAGGGGCGGCACAACGGCAACCACGGCCTGGTGCCTCACCAGTACATCGTGGTGAAGGACAG GGCCGACGTCATGTCCGACAGCCTCAGTCAGAAAGCAGACAGCGACGGAGGAAGCAGCAGCACCGACGACAAAAGGTCCAGGAGCGAACTAAGCTCCCCGACCGACGTCAGACCGCTAGAGACCTACAACAGGTCCGTCAT TCACCGAAGGAAGCGAACCGACGGTTTGTTCCGCCGCCCCCTCGGCCGCTCCGAAAGCCACTGCCACGGCAACGGGGGCGTGATGGAGCGGAGCTCCCCGCCGGTGACGGGTCACTTCAGCCCCAGGGAGCTGCTGCTGGGGCGGGGTCAGGGTCTGACCCCGCCCCTCGACAGCCCGGAGCGCCGCCGGCGCTCTGCCGCCGCCGTGACCATGACGGTGAGCCGACACGATTCGCTGCGGCGGCCAGAGGACACGCCCATCCGGCGCTCCAGCAGCGGGCAGCATGGCTTCAGTGACTCCCATCGCTCCAGAGCGCTGGACCCCGACACACTGgcccag GACATCGAGGAGACGGTGACCGTGGCCCTGGGGGAGCTGCGGCAGCTGGAGCGGCAGGGCTGCCGGCCGGCTCCCGACGTGGTGCTGGACACACTGGAGCAGGTGAAGAACGGCCCCCCCACCGCCTGCTCCTCCGAGTCTCCCAGCCCCCACAGCACCCCCAGCACCCCGGGAACCCCCGGGACACCCGGGACGCCTGGCACCCCGAGCCCCCTCAGCCCTCTGAGCCCCATGAGCCCACTCCCCGGACCTCCGCCCGGACCTCCcagaccggccaacccttccCCCGACACCCTGGGCTCCTTCAAACCTGTGGCAGCCGCTCGCATGGGGGCCCCGCTGCGGCCCCCCGCCCTTCGGCCCAAACCTACGGTGCCGCCCAAGAGCAGCACCCCGCCTCTGCCCCCGCCACTGGACAAGTCCTGCACCATGTGA
- the LOC116673004 gene encoding SLIT-ROBO Rho GTPase-activating protein 1 isoform X1: MSNSNKSKKDKEILAEYESQVKDVRAQLVEQQRCLEQQTEMRVQLLQDLQDFFRKKSEIETEYSRNLEKLAERFMAKTRSTKDHQQYKKDQNLLSPVNCWYLLLNQVRRESKDHATLSDLYLNNVISRLTHISEDSARLLKRSKEIIFQLQEDLMKLLNELYTVMKTYHMYHVETISAETKLREAERQEGRVKGVSGTGGGVEPVFGLRIEERHQRRNAARKMEKMKEKRKAKYSENKLKTLKARNEYLLTLEATNASVFKYYIHDLPDIIDCCDLGYHSSLSRALRTYLSAELSLEASRRAGLEVLEGAVEGLDPARDRQRLLGLYPTAFCPPQRFSFQAHMGDAVTQIASQPQLQAELSLRLTQLQTRLASLKIENEEVKKTWGATLTTLQDMTVQEDFDVSQSFTHSPSSESVKSSVSDGYLNKPSLAKKRANQQETELFYFTKFREYLEGSNLISKLQAKHDILKKALAEGYKSELLTTRYNFMLLCISNFMFISNNNDNNKCWKLLLSLSPLSALYSRGRKNSHSKHQDSTKAIPLLVESCIRYINLHGLQHQGIFRVSGSQVEVNDIKNSFERGNDPLIDEESNHDINSVAGVLKLYFRGLENPLFPKERFNDLISCVRIENMYERAQCIRKILLGVPRATLVVMRYLFAFLNHLSQYSDENMMDAGNLAIVFGPTLLPTPDTLDQVACQAHVNEVIKTVILNHDNIFPDTKELPGPVYEKCMTGDQYCESPFSEPGALEEAEPDGGTETQTSDEEGEGVEAVARFDYVGRSGRELSFKKGASLQLFQRASHDWWEGRHNGNHGLVPHQYIVVKDRADVMSDSLSQKADSDGGSSSTDDKRSRSELSSPTDVRPLETYNSHRRKRTDGLFRRPLGRSESHCHGNGGVMERSSPPVTGHFSPRELLLGRGQGLTPPLDSPERRRRSAAAVTMTVSRHDSLRRPEDTPIRRSSSGQHGFSDSHRSRALDPDTLAQDIEETVTVALGELRQLERQGCRPAPDVVLDTLEQVKNGPPTACSSESPSPHSTPSTPGTPGTPGTPGTPSPLSPLSPMSPLPGPPPGPPRPANPSPDTLGSFKPVAAARMGAPLRPPALRPKPTVPPKSSTPPLPPPLDKSCTM; the protein is encoded by the exons atgtgcgGGCCCAGTTGGTGGAGCAGCAGCGCTGTCTGGAGCAGCAGACAGAGATGCGGGTCcagctgcttcaggacctgcaGGACTTCTTCAGGAAGAAGTCCGAGATCGAAACAGAATATTCCAGAAACCTGGAGAAGCTCGCGGAGAGGTTCATGGCCAAAACACGGAGCACGAAGGACCATCAGCAATACAA aAAAGACCAGAACCTGCTCTCTCCAGTGAACTGCTGGTACTTGCTGTTAAACCAG GTGAGGCGGGAGAGCAAGGACCACGCCACCCTCAGTGACCTCTACTTGAACAACGTCATCAGCCGCCTCACACACATCAGCGAGGACTCGGCCCGCCTGCTGAAGAGG agTAAGGAGATCATTTTTCAGCTTCAGGAAGACCTGATGAAGCTTCTGAACGAGCTTTACACT GTAATGAAGACCTATCACATGTACCACGTGGAGACGATTAGTGCGGAAACCAAGCTGCGGGAGGCGGAGCGACAGGAGGGCCGCGTGAAGGGCGTGTCGGGGACGGGCGGAGGTGTGGAGCCGGTGTTCGGCCTGCGGATAGAGGAGCGCCACCAGAGACGCAACGCCGCCCGCAAGATGGAGAAGATGAAAGAGAAG AGGAAGGCAAAGTACTCTGAGAACAAACTGAAGACTCTGAAAGCCAGGAATGAGTATCTGTTGACTCTGGAGGCCACCAACGCCTCCGTGTTTAAATACTACATCCACGACCTGCCCGACATCATAGAC TGCTGTGACCTAGGGTACCACTCCAGTCTGAGCCGGGCTCTGAGGACCTACCTATCAGCCGAACTGAGCCTTGAAGCCTCCAGGAGGGCGGGTCTGGAGGTCCTAGAGGGGGCCGTGGAGGGACTGGACCCCGCCCGCGACAGGCAGCGTCTGCTGGGCCTCTACCCGACGGCCTTCTGCCCTCCGCAGCGCTTCAGCTTCCAGGCTCACATGGGCGACGCA GTGACCCAGATCGCCTCCCAGCCGCAGCTCCAGGCCGAGCTCTCCCTCCGCCTCACGCAGCTGCAGACCCGCCTGGCGTCTCTGAAGATTGAGAACGAAGAG GTGAAGAAGACCTGGGGTGCGACTCTGACCACACTGCAGGACATGACCGTGCAGGAAGACTTCGACGTCTCCCAGAGCTTCACCCACAGCCCGTCCTCTGAGTCGGTCAAGTCCAGCGTGTCGGACGGCTACTTGAACAAACCAAGTCTGGCCAAGAAACGGGCCAACCAGCAGGAGACAGAGCTCTTCTACTTCACC AAATTCCGCGAGTATCTGGAGGGAAGTAATCTAATTTCCAAACTGCAGGCCAAACATGACATACTGAAGAAAGCTTTAGCAGAGG gATATAAATCTGAACTGCTGACCACCAGGTATAATTTCATGTTGCTGTGCATATCTAACTTCATGTttattagtaataataatgataataataagtGTTGGAAGCtactcctctctctttctcctctttctgCTCTTTACAGCCGTGGGCGGAAGAACTCCCATAGCAAGCACCAG GATTCAACCAAAGCCATACCCTTGCTTGTGGAGAGCTGCATCCGCTACATCAACCTGCATG GTCTGCAGCATCAGGGCATATTCCGGGTGTCGGGATCACAGGTGGAGGTCAATGACATCAAGAACTCCTTCGAGAGAG GTAACGACCCACTGATTGACGAGGAGAGCAACCACGACATCAACTCTGTGGCTGGCGTGCTGAAGCTCTACTTCAGGGGTTTGGAGAACCCTCTGTTTCCCAAGGAGAGGTTCAATGACCTCATCTCCTGCGTCC GAATCGAGAACATGTACGAGAGGGCGCAGTGCATCCGTAAGATCCTGCTGGGTGTCCCGAGGGCGACACTGGTGGTGATGCGTTACCTGTTCGCCTTTCTCAACCA CCTCTCCCAGTACAGCGACGAGAACATGATGGATGCTGGGAACCTGGCCATCGTATTCGGCCCCACCCTCCTGCCCACGCCGGACACGCTGGACCAGGTGGCCTGTCAGGCGCACGTCAATGAGGTCATCAAGACGGTGATCCTGAACCACGACAACATCTTCCCAGACACCAAGGAGCTGCCCGGCCCCGTTTATGAGAAGTGTATGACTGGAGACCAGTACTG CGAGAGTCCGTTCAGCGAGCCGGGGGCGTTGGAGGAGGCCGAGCCCGACGGCGGCACCGAGACCCAGACCAGCGACGAGG AGGGTGAGGGTGTGGAGGCGGTGGCGCGGTTTGACTACGTGGGCCGGTCGGGCCGCGAGCTGTCCTTCAAAAAGGGAGCGTCCCTGCAGCTCTTCCAGCGAGCGTCACATGACTGGTGGGAGGGGCGGCACAACGGCAACCACGGCCTGGTGCCTCACCAGTACATCGTGGTGAAGGACAG GGCCGACGTCATGTCCGACAGCCTCAGTCAGAAAGCAGACAGCGACGGAGGAAGCAGCAGCACCGACGACAAAAGGTCCAGGAGCGAACTAAGCTCCCCGACCGACGTCAGACCGCTAGAGACCTACAACAG TCACCGAAGGAAGCGAACCGACGGTTTGTTCCGCCGCCCCCTCGGCCGCTCCGAAAGCCACTGCCACGGCAACGGGGGCGTGATGGAGCGGAGCTCCCCGCCGGTGACGGGTCACTTCAGCCCCAGGGAGCTGCTGCTGGGGCGGGGTCAGGGTCTGACCCCGCCCCTCGACAGCCCGGAGCGCCGCCGGCGCTCTGCCGCCGCCGTGACCATGACGGTGAGCCGACACGATTCGCTGCGGCGGCCAGAGGACACGCCCATCCGGCGCTCCAGCAGCGGGCAGCATGGCTTCAGTGACTCCCATCGCTCCAGAGCGCTGGACCCCGACACACTGgcccag GACATCGAGGAGACGGTGACCGTGGCCCTGGGGGAGCTGCGGCAGCTGGAGCGGCAGGGCTGCCGGCCGGCTCCCGACGTGGTGCTGGACACACTGGAGCAGGTGAAGAACGGCCCCCCCACCGCCTGCTCCTCCGAGTCTCCCAGCCCCCACAGCACCCCCAGCACCCCGGGAACCCCCGGGACACCCGGGACGCCTGGCACCCCGAGCCCCCTCAGCCCTCTGAGCCCCATGAGCCCACTCCCCGGACCTCCGCCCGGACCTCCcagaccggccaacccttccCCCGACACCCTGGGCTCCTTCAAACCTGTGGCAGCCGCTCGCATGGGGGCCCCGCTGCGGCCCCCCGCCCTTCGGCCCAAACCTACGGTGCCGCCCAAGAGCAGCACCCCGCCTCTGCCCCCGCCACTGGACAAGTCCTGCACCATGTGA
- the LOC116673004 gene encoding SLIT-ROBO Rho GTPase-activating protein 1 isoform X2: MSNSNKSKKDKEILAEYESQVKDVRAQLVEQQRCLEQQTEMRVQLLQDLQDFFRKKSEIETEYSRNLEKLAERFMAKTRSTKDHQQYKKDQNLLSPVNCWYLLLNQVRRESKDHATLSDLYLNNVISRLTHISEDSARLLKRSKEIIFQLQEDLMKLLNELYTVMKTYHMYHVETISAETKLREAERQEGRVKGVSGTGGGVEPVFGLRIEERHQRRNAARKMEKMKEKRKAKYSENKLKTLKARNEYLLTLEATNASVFKYYIHDLPDIIDCCDLGYHSSLSRALRTYLSAELSLEASRRAGLEVLEGAVEGLDPARDRQRLLGLYPTAFCPPQRFSFQAHMGDAVTQIASQPQLQAELSLRLTQLQTRLASLKIENEEVKKTWGATLTTLQDMTVQEDFDVSQSFTHSPSSESVKSSVSDGYLNKPSLAKKRANQQETELFYFTKFREYLEGSNLISKLQAKHDILKKALAEGYKSELLTTSRGRKNSHSKHQDSTKAIPLLVESCIRYINLHGLQHQGIFRVSGSQVEVNDIKNSFERGNDPLIDEESNHDINSVAGVLKLYFRGLENPLFPKERFNDLISCVRIENMYERAQCIRKILLGVPRATLVVMRYLFAFLNHLSQYSDENMMDAGNLAIVFGPTLLPTPDTLDQVACQAHVNEVIKTVILNHDNIFPDTKELPGPVYEKCMTGDQYCESPFSEPGALEEAEPDGGTETQTSDEEGEGVEAVARFDYVGRSGRELSFKKGASLQLFQRASHDWWEGRHNGNHGLVPHQYIVVKDRADVMSDSLSQKADSDGGSSSTDDKRSRSELSSPTDVRPLETYNRSVIHRRKRTDGLFRRPLGRSESHCHGNGGVMERSSPPVTGHFSPRELLLGRGQGLTPPLDSPERRRRSAAAVTMTVSRHDSLRRPEDTPIRRSSSGQHGFSDSHRSRALDPDTLAQDIEETVTVALGELRQLERQGCRPAPDVVLDTLEQVKNGPPTACSSESPSPHSTPSTPGTPGTPGTPGTPSPLSPLSPMSPLPGPPPGPPRPANPSPDTLGSFKPVAAARMGAPLRPPALRPKPTVPPKSSTPPLPPPLDKSCTM, encoded by the exons atgtgcgGGCCCAGTTGGTGGAGCAGCAGCGCTGTCTGGAGCAGCAGACAGAGATGCGGGTCcagctgcttcaggacctgcaGGACTTCTTCAGGAAGAAGTCCGAGATCGAAACAGAATATTCCAGAAACCTGGAGAAGCTCGCGGAGAGGTTCATGGCCAAAACACGGAGCACGAAGGACCATCAGCAATACAA aAAAGACCAGAACCTGCTCTCTCCAGTGAACTGCTGGTACTTGCTGTTAAACCAG GTGAGGCGGGAGAGCAAGGACCACGCCACCCTCAGTGACCTCTACTTGAACAACGTCATCAGCCGCCTCACACACATCAGCGAGGACTCGGCCCGCCTGCTGAAGAGG agTAAGGAGATCATTTTTCAGCTTCAGGAAGACCTGATGAAGCTTCTGAACGAGCTTTACACT GTAATGAAGACCTATCACATGTACCACGTGGAGACGATTAGTGCGGAAACCAAGCTGCGGGAGGCGGAGCGACAGGAGGGCCGCGTGAAGGGCGTGTCGGGGACGGGCGGAGGTGTGGAGCCGGTGTTCGGCCTGCGGATAGAGGAGCGCCACCAGAGACGCAACGCCGCCCGCAAGATGGAGAAGATGAAAGAGAAG AGGAAGGCAAAGTACTCTGAGAACAAACTGAAGACTCTGAAAGCCAGGAATGAGTATCTGTTGACTCTGGAGGCCACCAACGCCTCCGTGTTTAAATACTACATCCACGACCTGCCCGACATCATAGAC TGCTGTGACCTAGGGTACCACTCCAGTCTGAGCCGGGCTCTGAGGACCTACCTATCAGCCGAACTGAGCCTTGAAGCCTCCAGGAGGGCGGGTCTGGAGGTCCTAGAGGGGGCCGTGGAGGGACTGGACCCCGCCCGCGACAGGCAGCGTCTGCTGGGCCTCTACCCGACGGCCTTCTGCCCTCCGCAGCGCTTCAGCTTCCAGGCTCACATGGGCGACGCA GTGACCCAGATCGCCTCCCAGCCGCAGCTCCAGGCCGAGCTCTCCCTCCGCCTCACGCAGCTGCAGACCCGCCTGGCGTCTCTGAAGATTGAGAACGAAGAG GTGAAGAAGACCTGGGGTGCGACTCTGACCACACTGCAGGACATGACCGTGCAGGAAGACTTCGACGTCTCCCAGAGCTTCACCCACAGCCCGTCCTCTGAGTCGGTCAAGTCCAGCGTGTCGGACGGCTACTTGAACAAACCAAGTCTGGCCAAGAAACGGGCCAACCAGCAGGAGACAGAGCTCTTCTACTTCACC AAATTCCGCGAGTATCTGGAGGGAAGTAATCTAATTTCCAAACTGCAGGCCAAACATGACATACTGAAGAAAGCTTTAGCAGAGG gATATAAATCTGAACTGCTGACCACCAG CCGTGGGCGGAAGAACTCCCATAGCAAGCACCAG GATTCAACCAAAGCCATACCCTTGCTTGTGGAGAGCTGCATCCGCTACATCAACCTGCATG GTCTGCAGCATCAGGGCATATTCCGGGTGTCGGGATCACAGGTGGAGGTCAATGACATCAAGAACTCCTTCGAGAGAG GTAACGACCCACTGATTGACGAGGAGAGCAACCACGACATCAACTCTGTGGCTGGCGTGCTGAAGCTCTACTTCAGGGGTTTGGAGAACCCTCTGTTTCCCAAGGAGAGGTTCAATGACCTCATCTCCTGCGTCC GAATCGAGAACATGTACGAGAGGGCGCAGTGCATCCGTAAGATCCTGCTGGGTGTCCCGAGGGCGACACTGGTGGTGATGCGTTACCTGTTCGCCTTTCTCAACCA CCTCTCCCAGTACAGCGACGAGAACATGATGGATGCTGGGAACCTGGCCATCGTATTCGGCCCCACCCTCCTGCCCACGCCGGACACGCTGGACCAGGTGGCCTGTCAGGCGCACGTCAATGAGGTCATCAAGACGGTGATCCTGAACCACGACAACATCTTCCCAGACACCAAGGAGCTGCCCGGCCCCGTTTATGAGAAGTGTATGACTGGAGACCAGTACTG CGAGAGTCCGTTCAGCGAGCCGGGGGCGTTGGAGGAGGCCGAGCCCGACGGCGGCACCGAGACCCAGACCAGCGACGAGG AGGGTGAGGGTGTGGAGGCGGTGGCGCGGTTTGACTACGTGGGCCGGTCGGGCCGCGAGCTGTCCTTCAAAAAGGGAGCGTCCCTGCAGCTCTTCCAGCGAGCGTCACATGACTGGTGGGAGGGGCGGCACAACGGCAACCACGGCCTGGTGCCTCACCAGTACATCGTGGTGAAGGACAG GGCCGACGTCATGTCCGACAGCCTCAGTCAGAAAGCAGACAGCGACGGAGGAAGCAGCAGCACCGACGACAAAAGGTCCAGGAGCGAACTAAGCTCCCCGACCGACGTCAGACCGCTAGAGACCTACAACAGGTCCGTCAT TCACCGAAGGAAGCGAACCGACGGTTTGTTCCGCCGCCCCCTCGGCCGCTCCGAAAGCCACTGCCACGGCAACGGGGGCGTGATGGAGCGGAGCTCCCCGCCGGTGACGGGTCACTTCAGCCCCAGGGAGCTGCTGCTGGGGCGGGGTCAGGGTCTGACCCCGCCCCTCGACAGCCCGGAGCGCCGCCGGCGCTCTGCCGCCGCCGTGACCATGACGGTGAGCCGACACGATTCGCTGCGGCGGCCAGAGGACACGCCCATCCGGCGCTCCAGCAGCGGGCAGCATGGCTTCAGTGACTCCCATCGCTCCAGAGCGCTGGACCCCGACACACTGgcccag GACATCGAGGAGACGGTGACCGTGGCCCTGGGGGAGCTGCGGCAGCTGGAGCGGCAGGGCTGCCGGCCGGCTCCCGACGTGGTGCTGGACACACTGGAGCAGGTGAAGAACGGCCCCCCCACCGCCTGCTCCTCCGAGTCTCCCAGCCCCCACAGCACCCCCAGCACCCCGGGAACCCCCGGGACACCCGGGACGCCTGGCACCCCGAGCCCCCTCAGCCCTCTGAGCCCCATGAGCCCACTCCCCGGACCTCCGCCCGGACCTCCcagaccggccaacccttccCCCGACACCCTGGGCTCCTTCAAACCTGTGGCAGCCGCTCGCATGGGGGCCCCGCTGCGGCCCCCCGCCCTTCGGCCCAAACCTACGGTGCCGCCCAAGAGCAGCACCCCGCCTCTGCCCCCGCCACTGGACAAGTCCTGCACCATGTGA